Proteins from a genomic interval of Chanodichthys erythropterus isolate Z2021 chromosome 6, ASM2448905v1, whole genome shotgun sequence:
- the itgb6 gene encoding integrin beta-6 isoform X2: MGIVSLYLVLHFWLGTVGGTCSQFSALSCDECLQLGPQCAWCTLQERCDTPEALLQKGCSGEFVEFPVTNVKVLKDQGLGKRAGHTNVSYIAPQKMHLQLRPGSQLNFQIQVQQPEDHPVDIYYLMDLSASMVDDLKMIKDLGSNLSKEMASLTSKFRLGFGSFVEKPVLPFIKITREELANPCRSVDHECPPTFGYRHLLSLTSSTDKFNEIVSKQQVSANIDVPEGGFDAIMQAAVCGDRIGWRNDSMKLLVFVSDADSHFGMDSKMSGIVVPNDGECHMDGNNEYSMTAHLEYPTLGQLVDKLVENNILLIFAVTENQRQNYENYASLIPGATVGVLASDSRNILELIMTSYKELRSEIDLEVLGNTEDLQISFTALCQDGTIIPGHKNCSNVKAGDVVSFNVTVELKGCLAGPRRFFLRAAGFQDTLEIELESQCVCDCHQTPEANSTYCSRGRGALECGACVCDPGFVGPKCECTEGQEQVSDCREHEGAEMCNGQGECFCGQCVCHPSNFGRVYGAYCECDDFSCLRFRGEICGGHGECDCGECVCHRGWMGEFCNCSTSTNLCTSADGSVCSGRGKCVCGKCECTVPGASGERCERCPTCEDICNLPRSCVECYLKTKGPSDECAMKCNSLHATVSNSTDFEESRAALCTLQNEDSCLLSFSLVDSDHGSIIYNPMLYGCPDPPNAPLIALGVCMSVLIIGITLLVIWKFLVSVHDRKEVAKFEAEKAKARWQSSTNPLFRSSTSTFKNVTYKSAGQQKSDIS, translated from the exons ATGGGGATTGTTTCACTCTACCTTGTCCTTCACTTCTGGCTCGGCACTGTCGGAG GGACGTGTTCTCAATTCAGCGCTCTCTCCTGTGATGAGTGTCTGCAGCTGGGGCCACAGTGCGCCTGGTGCACACTACAG GAGAGATGCGACACACCAGAGGCTCTTCTTCAAAAGGGATGCTCTGGCGAATTCGTGGAGTTCCCCGTCACGAATGTCAAAGTGCTAAAGGATCAAGGGTTAGGAAAGCGTGCCGGCCACACCAATGTTTCATACATCGCTCCTCAGAAGATGCACCTCCAGCTTAGACCAG GAAGTCAGCTGAACTTTCAGATTCAAGTGCAGCAACCGGAGGACCATCCGGTAGACATCTATTACCTGATGGACCTGTCAGCATCTATGGTTGATGATCTGAAAATGATCAAAGACTTGGGTTCCAATCTCTCAAAAGAGATGGCTAGTCTTACCAGCAAATTCAGACTAGGATTCGGCTCCTTTGTGGAGAAACCAGTTCTGCCTTTCATCAAGATAACACGCGAGGAGCTGGCCAATCCCTGCAG GAGTGTTGATCATGAATGTCCCCCCACATTTGGATACAGACACCTCCTGTCGTTAACAAGCAGTACTGACAAGTTTAATGAGATTGTCTCAAAGCAACAAGTATCTGCTAACATTGACGTGCCAGAGGGCGGTTTTGACGCCATCATGCAGGCAGCGGTGTGTGGG GATAGGATTGGCTGGCGGAACGATTCCATGAAGCTGTTGGTGTTCGTGAGCGATGCTGATTCTCATTTTGGGATGGATAGCAAAATGTCCGGCATTGTTGTTCCCAATGACGGAGAGTGTCACATGGATGGCAATAATGAGTATTCCATGACTGCCCACCTG GAGTATCCAACATTAGGGCAGCTTGTCGACAAACTTGTTGAAAACAATATCCTCCTTATATTTGCTGTGACTGAAAACCAGAGACAGAACTATGAG AATTATGCAAGTCTGATTCCTGGTGCTACTGTGGGGGTGTTGGCATCCGATTCAAGGAACATTTTGGAACTTATCATGACCTCATATAAG GAACTGAGGTCGGAGATTGATCTGGAAGTTCTGGGAAACACTGAGGATCTGCAGATTTCCTTTACGGCACTCTGTCAGGATGGGACCATCATCCCTGGACATAAAAACTGCTCCAATGTCAAAGCTGGTGATGTG GTATCTTTTAACGTTACGGTCGAGTTAAAGGGCTGTCTTGCTGGCCCACGGCGGTTTTTCTTGCGGGCGGCAGGTTTCCAAGATACCCTGGAGATCGAACTGGAGTCCCAGTGTGTGTGCGACTGCCATCAAACTCCCGAGGCGAACAGCACCTACTGCAGCCGAGGGCGAGGGGCGCTGGAGTGCGGagcctgtgtgtgtgacccAGGCTTTGTGGGGCCGAAGTGTGAGTGCACAGAGGGCCAAGAACAAGTCAGTGACTGCAG GGAACACGAAGGTGCGGAGATGTGCAACGGCCAGGGCGAGTGTTTCTGCGGACAGTGTGTGTGCCACCCATCCAATTTTGGTCGTGTATATGGGGCGTACTGCGAGTGTGATGACTTCTCCTGCCTCAGGTTCAGAGGAGAGATTTGTGGAG gtCACGGGGAATGTGACTGTGGCGAGTGTGTGTGTCACAGAGGCTGGATGGGGGAGTTCTGTAACTGCAGCACCAGCACAAACTTGTGCACGTCTGCAGATGGGTCCGTCTGCAGTGGACGgggaaagtgtgtgtgtgggaagTGCGAGTGCACCGTTCCCGGAGCCTCAGGAGAGCGGTGCGAAAGGTGCCCAACCTGTGAAGATATCTGTAACTTACCCAG GTCTTGTGTGGAGTGTTACCTCAAAACTAAAGGCCCATCGGATGAGTGTGCCATGAAGTGCAACTCCTTACATGCCACTGTCAGCAATTCCACAG atttTGAGGAAAGTCGAGCAGCATTGTGCACCTTACAGAACGAGGACAGCTGCCTACTGTCTTTCAGCTTGGTGGACAGTGATCACGGCAGCATCATTTACAACCCCATGCTTTACG GTTGCCCTGACCCACCAAATGCACCATTGATCGCTCTGGGCGTGTGCATGTCTGTCCTCATCATTGGCATTACACTCCTTGTGATCTGGAAGTTTCTTGTTTCTGTCCATGACCGGAAAGAGGTTGCCAAGTTTGAGGCAGAGAAGGCGAAAGCAAGATGGCAGTCG AGCACAAATCCTCTTTTCAGGAGCTCGAcatcaacatttaaaaatgtgaccTACAAAAGCGCAGGGCAGCAGAAGAGTGATATTTCTTAG
- the itgb6 gene encoding integrin beta-6 isoform X1, translated as MGIVSLYLVLHFWLGTVGGTCSQFSALSCDECLQLGPQCAWCTLQNFTDFFSIEERCDTPEALLQKGCSGEFVEFPVTNVKVLKDQGLGKRAGHTNVSYIAPQKMHLQLRPGSQLNFQIQVQQPEDHPVDIYYLMDLSASMVDDLKMIKDLGSNLSKEMASLTSKFRLGFGSFVEKPVLPFIKITREELANPCRSVDHECPPTFGYRHLLSLTSSTDKFNEIVSKQQVSANIDVPEGGFDAIMQAAVCGDRIGWRNDSMKLLVFVSDADSHFGMDSKMSGIVVPNDGECHMDGNNEYSMTAHLEYPTLGQLVDKLVENNILLIFAVTENQRQNYENYASLIPGATVGVLASDSRNILELIMTSYKELRSEIDLEVLGNTEDLQISFTALCQDGTIIPGHKNCSNVKAGDVVSFNVTVELKGCLAGPRRFFLRAAGFQDTLEIELESQCVCDCHQTPEANSTYCSRGRGALECGACVCDPGFVGPKCECTEGQEQVSDCREHEGAEMCNGQGECFCGQCVCHPSNFGRVYGAYCECDDFSCLRFRGEICGGHGECDCGECVCHRGWMGEFCNCSTSTNLCTSADGSVCSGRGKCVCGKCECTVPGASGERCERCPTCEDICNLPRSCVECYLKTKGPSDECAMKCNSLHATVSNSTDFEESRAALCTLQNEDSCLLSFSLVDSDHGSIIYNPMLYGCPDPPNAPLIALGVCMSVLIIGITLLVIWKFLVSVHDRKEVAKFEAEKAKARWQSSTNPLFRSSTSTFKNVTYKSAGQQKSDIS; from the exons ATGGGGATTGTTTCACTCTACCTTGTCCTTCACTTCTGGCTCGGCACTGTCGGAG GGACGTGTTCTCAATTCAGCGCTCTCTCCTGTGATGAGTGTCTGCAGCTGGGGCCACAGTGCGCCTGGTGCACACTACAG AATTTCACCGACTTTTTCTCAATCGAGGAGAGATGCGACACACCAGAGGCTCTTCTTCAAAAGGGATGCTCTGGCGAATTCGTGGAGTTCCCCGTCACGAATGTCAAAGTGCTAAAGGATCAAGGGTTAGGAAAGCGTGCCGGCCACACCAATGTTTCATACATCGCTCCTCAGAAGATGCACCTCCAGCTTAGACCAG GAAGTCAGCTGAACTTTCAGATTCAAGTGCAGCAACCGGAGGACCATCCGGTAGACATCTATTACCTGATGGACCTGTCAGCATCTATGGTTGATGATCTGAAAATGATCAAAGACTTGGGTTCCAATCTCTCAAAAGAGATGGCTAGTCTTACCAGCAAATTCAGACTAGGATTCGGCTCCTTTGTGGAGAAACCAGTTCTGCCTTTCATCAAGATAACACGCGAGGAGCTGGCCAATCCCTGCAG GAGTGTTGATCATGAATGTCCCCCCACATTTGGATACAGACACCTCCTGTCGTTAACAAGCAGTACTGACAAGTTTAATGAGATTGTCTCAAAGCAACAAGTATCTGCTAACATTGACGTGCCAGAGGGCGGTTTTGACGCCATCATGCAGGCAGCGGTGTGTGGG GATAGGATTGGCTGGCGGAACGATTCCATGAAGCTGTTGGTGTTCGTGAGCGATGCTGATTCTCATTTTGGGATGGATAGCAAAATGTCCGGCATTGTTGTTCCCAATGACGGAGAGTGTCACATGGATGGCAATAATGAGTATTCCATGACTGCCCACCTG GAGTATCCAACATTAGGGCAGCTTGTCGACAAACTTGTTGAAAACAATATCCTCCTTATATTTGCTGTGACTGAAAACCAGAGACAGAACTATGAG AATTATGCAAGTCTGATTCCTGGTGCTACTGTGGGGGTGTTGGCATCCGATTCAAGGAACATTTTGGAACTTATCATGACCTCATATAAG GAACTGAGGTCGGAGATTGATCTGGAAGTTCTGGGAAACACTGAGGATCTGCAGATTTCCTTTACGGCACTCTGTCAGGATGGGACCATCATCCCTGGACATAAAAACTGCTCCAATGTCAAAGCTGGTGATGTG GTATCTTTTAACGTTACGGTCGAGTTAAAGGGCTGTCTTGCTGGCCCACGGCGGTTTTTCTTGCGGGCGGCAGGTTTCCAAGATACCCTGGAGATCGAACTGGAGTCCCAGTGTGTGTGCGACTGCCATCAAACTCCCGAGGCGAACAGCACCTACTGCAGCCGAGGGCGAGGGGCGCTGGAGTGCGGagcctgtgtgtgtgacccAGGCTTTGTGGGGCCGAAGTGTGAGTGCACAGAGGGCCAAGAACAAGTCAGTGACTGCAG GGAACACGAAGGTGCGGAGATGTGCAACGGCCAGGGCGAGTGTTTCTGCGGACAGTGTGTGTGCCACCCATCCAATTTTGGTCGTGTATATGGGGCGTACTGCGAGTGTGATGACTTCTCCTGCCTCAGGTTCAGAGGAGAGATTTGTGGAG gtCACGGGGAATGTGACTGTGGCGAGTGTGTGTGTCACAGAGGCTGGATGGGGGAGTTCTGTAACTGCAGCACCAGCACAAACTTGTGCACGTCTGCAGATGGGTCCGTCTGCAGTGGACGgggaaagtgtgtgtgtgggaagTGCGAGTGCACCGTTCCCGGAGCCTCAGGAGAGCGGTGCGAAAGGTGCCCAACCTGTGAAGATATCTGTAACTTACCCAG GTCTTGTGTGGAGTGTTACCTCAAAACTAAAGGCCCATCGGATGAGTGTGCCATGAAGTGCAACTCCTTACATGCCACTGTCAGCAATTCCACAG atttTGAGGAAAGTCGAGCAGCATTGTGCACCTTACAGAACGAGGACAGCTGCCTACTGTCTTTCAGCTTGGTGGACAGTGATCACGGCAGCATCATTTACAACCCCATGCTTTACG GTTGCCCTGACCCACCAAATGCACCATTGATCGCTCTGGGCGTGTGCATGTCTGTCCTCATCATTGGCATTACACTCCTTGTGATCTGGAAGTTTCTTGTTTCTGTCCATGACCGGAAAGAGGTTGCCAAGTTTGAGGCAGAGAAGGCGAAAGCAAGATGGCAGTCG AGCACAAATCCTCTTTTCAGGAGCTCGAcatcaacatttaaaaatgtgaccTACAAAAGCGCAGGGCAGCAGAAGAGTGATATTTCTTAG
- the itgb6 gene encoding integrin beta-6 isoform X3 gives MHLQLRPGSQLNFQIQVQQPEDHPVDIYYLMDLSASMVDDLKMIKDLGSNLSKEMASLTSKFRLGFGSFVEKPVLPFIKITREELANPCRSVDHECPPTFGYRHLLSLTSSTDKFNEIVSKQQVSANIDVPEGGFDAIMQAAVCGDRIGWRNDSMKLLVFVSDADSHFGMDSKMSGIVVPNDGECHMDGNNEYSMTAHLEYPTLGQLVDKLVENNILLIFAVTENQRQNYENYASLIPGATVGVLASDSRNILELIMTSYKELRSEIDLEVLGNTEDLQISFTALCQDGTIIPGHKNCSNVKAGDVVSFNVTVELKGCLAGPRRFFLRAAGFQDTLEIELESQCVCDCHQTPEANSTYCSRGRGALECGACVCDPGFVGPKCECTEGQEQVSDCREHEGAEMCNGQGECFCGQCVCHPSNFGRVYGAYCECDDFSCLRFRGEICGGHGECDCGECVCHRGWMGEFCNCSTSTNLCTSADGSVCSGRGKCVCGKCECTVPGASGERCERCPTCEDICNLPRSCVECYLKTKGPSDECAMKCNSLHATVSNSTDFEESRAALCTLQNEDSCLLSFSLVDSDHGSIIYNPMLYGCPDPPNAPLIALGVCMSVLIIGITLLVIWKFLVSVHDRKEVAKFEAEKAKARWQSSTNPLFRSSTSTFKNVTYKSAGQQKSDIS, from the exons ATGCACCTCCAGCTTAGACCAG GAAGTCAGCTGAACTTTCAGATTCAAGTGCAGCAACCGGAGGACCATCCGGTAGACATCTATTACCTGATGGACCTGTCAGCATCTATGGTTGATGATCTGAAAATGATCAAAGACTTGGGTTCCAATCTCTCAAAAGAGATGGCTAGTCTTACCAGCAAATTCAGACTAGGATTCGGCTCCTTTGTGGAGAAACCAGTTCTGCCTTTCATCAAGATAACACGCGAGGAGCTGGCCAATCCCTGCAG GAGTGTTGATCATGAATGTCCCCCCACATTTGGATACAGACACCTCCTGTCGTTAACAAGCAGTACTGACAAGTTTAATGAGATTGTCTCAAAGCAACAAGTATCTGCTAACATTGACGTGCCAGAGGGCGGTTTTGACGCCATCATGCAGGCAGCGGTGTGTGGG GATAGGATTGGCTGGCGGAACGATTCCATGAAGCTGTTGGTGTTCGTGAGCGATGCTGATTCTCATTTTGGGATGGATAGCAAAATGTCCGGCATTGTTGTTCCCAATGACGGAGAGTGTCACATGGATGGCAATAATGAGTATTCCATGACTGCCCACCTG GAGTATCCAACATTAGGGCAGCTTGTCGACAAACTTGTTGAAAACAATATCCTCCTTATATTTGCTGTGACTGAAAACCAGAGACAGAACTATGAG AATTATGCAAGTCTGATTCCTGGTGCTACTGTGGGGGTGTTGGCATCCGATTCAAGGAACATTTTGGAACTTATCATGACCTCATATAAG GAACTGAGGTCGGAGATTGATCTGGAAGTTCTGGGAAACACTGAGGATCTGCAGATTTCCTTTACGGCACTCTGTCAGGATGGGACCATCATCCCTGGACATAAAAACTGCTCCAATGTCAAAGCTGGTGATGTG GTATCTTTTAACGTTACGGTCGAGTTAAAGGGCTGTCTTGCTGGCCCACGGCGGTTTTTCTTGCGGGCGGCAGGTTTCCAAGATACCCTGGAGATCGAACTGGAGTCCCAGTGTGTGTGCGACTGCCATCAAACTCCCGAGGCGAACAGCACCTACTGCAGCCGAGGGCGAGGGGCGCTGGAGTGCGGagcctgtgtgtgtgacccAGGCTTTGTGGGGCCGAAGTGTGAGTGCACAGAGGGCCAAGAACAAGTCAGTGACTGCAG GGAACACGAAGGTGCGGAGATGTGCAACGGCCAGGGCGAGTGTTTCTGCGGACAGTGTGTGTGCCACCCATCCAATTTTGGTCGTGTATATGGGGCGTACTGCGAGTGTGATGACTTCTCCTGCCTCAGGTTCAGAGGAGAGATTTGTGGAG gtCACGGGGAATGTGACTGTGGCGAGTGTGTGTGTCACAGAGGCTGGATGGGGGAGTTCTGTAACTGCAGCACCAGCACAAACTTGTGCACGTCTGCAGATGGGTCCGTCTGCAGTGGACGgggaaagtgtgtgtgtgggaagTGCGAGTGCACCGTTCCCGGAGCCTCAGGAGAGCGGTGCGAAAGGTGCCCAACCTGTGAAGATATCTGTAACTTACCCAG GTCTTGTGTGGAGTGTTACCTCAAAACTAAAGGCCCATCGGATGAGTGTGCCATGAAGTGCAACTCCTTACATGCCACTGTCAGCAATTCCACAG atttTGAGGAAAGTCGAGCAGCATTGTGCACCTTACAGAACGAGGACAGCTGCCTACTGTCTTTCAGCTTGGTGGACAGTGATCACGGCAGCATCATTTACAACCCCATGCTTTACG GTTGCCCTGACCCACCAAATGCACCATTGATCGCTCTGGGCGTGTGCATGTCTGTCCTCATCATTGGCATTACACTCCTTGTGATCTGGAAGTTTCTTGTTTCTGTCCATGACCGGAAAGAGGTTGCCAAGTTTGAGGCAGAGAAGGCGAAAGCAAGATGGCAGTCG AGCACAAATCCTCTTTTCAGGAGCTCGAcatcaacatttaaaaatgtgaccTACAAAAGCGCAGGGCAGCAGAAGAGTGATATTTCTTAG